In Macrobrachium nipponense isolate FS-2020 chromosome 13, ASM1510439v2, whole genome shotgun sequence, the DNA window gctcaaggcagcgttcctcactctccaagagttccaggatcgTCTGGtaggacactcagtggtgttgatgagcaacaacaccacggtagtggcatacgtcaacaagcagggggcctagtgtcccttccgctgcaccagttgacgttgcaggtgcacgagtgggccatggcacactcagtagagctgtcggcccactacattccaggcaagaggaatgtggtagccaacaagctcagccgtcgggatcaggtgatagggactgaGTGTTCCCTTCACCCAgacatggcggaaaggctcttcaacatgtgagggcgtccagtcgtggatctgttcgccatccggcacaacagaaaactctaGGTTTTGTACTCGGTTGTACCGGActcatgggcagctgcagaggacactctccaacacccgtgggacaacctcttcgtttacgcctttcccccgttctgtctgattcgcaaagtgatcagcagggcgctgatcaccctgaatcttcggatgatcctggtggcacccGTTTGGTTCCCAGACCTACTAACTCTGCTCGCCGAAGCACCAAGGGCGAtacccccctggcacaacctcctgcgCCAGCCACGTGTAGAATGGTACCACCGgtccgtcgagtccctgtgtcttcacggctggctgttatccaccatctcttgcaagcgacaggcttttctcgcagcgcagcaacagagatggctggatacctctgcagctgtctaccaggggaagtggtccgtcttctgtggttggtgtcatggacggggtctctctcctctcagagccactctttagcaggtagcggatttcctcgtcttccttcgccgagagaagctcctctccgtctctgcagttaaaggatacagagcggccctggccctagtccttaaactgcgaggtgtggatatctcctcctctttcgagatctccctcctgatgaagagcttcgagaggtcttgcccacccagggaactcaggtccccggggtgggatgtgactctcgtccttggGAGTGTGACTcacagacccttcgagccactccgaaagtcgtcagacagggatctgaccctcaagaccctcttcctgctgcccctggcatcggcgaagagagtaggggaacttcatggtctttccttcaacgtcaagcattccaggggatggggatccatgacgctcgatttcgtcccaaacttcgtagcgaagactcagaatccatcggtccctgacgaccagtTCGAGTCTTctatgatcccctccctgaaggaatTCATTGACAATGATGCGGATGAGTTGCTGCTTTGTCCTCTGAGGGCGCTACGGCAtgatctgaagagaactcgtaacctcaggcctgagtgtcgacgcctcttcattagcaccggggttaccaagaaagacgtttccaagaacactttcattctggctgcgtgaggtgatcaggacgGCGTACGACACGGCTGGTAGTGAcaacacccgtacccttcgtccgagagcccacgaagtcagaggtattggtccaacccttgcattccgcaagaacttctccctggcgcaggtactgaagtcaggggtttgggccaaccagaccaccttcacttcattctaccttcgggatattacccacaggtccttggacactttttccttgggacccatggtggctgctcaacaagttgtgtagtctacccagcacccgagggacagaacagcatcgcttccttgtgtgactgcatgaatggacaagtgacagagagtgtgactggcttctcttcctccttcgttcttctcctctacctgtgggcagaagGCCGCgatcgtcactacgctgaacaggaggccgatgcaggcaagctacacaaccgagctccatcctatccctttcagtagggataggagtatatATCCACTACTCACCATCAAgaggggggagtggaagccaacaagagacaaacccatgacttcattttggctcttgaagtaggaattagttcttgccttttgctatttataagaggtacgcttgtctccctcttataaatttggtccagaagtctgaccactgatcctgcggtacacACCCCGATCAGTTgagcagaggctaggatccctccctctgctcttacgaccagggagcgatccaaggtaggacgaacaccagtctgttcataagactcagattccacccacctagaagtgagtcttcctattgttaatggaccgaaggtttgtatatgtatcaaaacaaataacaatttgtcgaaaattgtatttttcctaactatacaaacctgaggtcctttacacatagtcccacctcatgccacccctcactctgcgtttcctgggcttAAAGCAAAGTGAATCCTCTCCTCGCATTCGGACTGACCACCAACTGccagacaagtagttaactaccgaaccccctttttcgaagcttacgacgtgttcagctgccgctaagtaccttcctattgttaaaggacctcaggtttgtatagttaggaaaaatacaattttcgacaaattgttatattctcatggtgaatttttggataTTCATTTTTCTAGTTCCACTATGTCAGCTGTTACCATTGGTCATTTGAGGAAGACATTCTGTAATTTTGGTATACCCGATATCATTGTATCAGATAATGCTCCAAATTTGTTTCTGAAGAGATGGAGGAGTTCTTGTGTAAAAATAGTATTAAGCATGTAACACCAGCTCCTTATAATCCATCCTCCAATGGTCTAGCTGAAAGGGCTGTGAGAACATTCAAGGAGGGCCTGGGAAACTTTAAGAAGGGAGATATTCAGACCAGAATTTGTAGATTTTTGTATAACTATAGGAGGACTGTGAATTCTTCCACGGGTAAGACCCCAGCAGAAAGAATGTTCAGTAGGAATTTCAAAGGTACTGTTGAATCAGTTAAACTGAAAGACAAATCTTTAAGGAAAATGAGGGATGAAATTTTCCAGGAGGAAGGTAAATTGTATAAAGTCAATGATGCTGTGTTTGTTCGTAATTTTGGGAAAGGTTCACCATGGGTGGAAGGAAAGATTGTGGAAGTACTTGGGTTGAGAAATTATAAGGTGGAAGTACAGAGTTTTGGTAATATTATTTGGACAAGACATGCAGATCAGATTATGCATAGATATATGGGTGACTTTAACCAATCCAATAAAGAAGTGTTATCCAATAATTCTAAGTCATCTGTAAATTTGAGTGATTCTAGTGCTTTCATTTCAGACACTAGTACCATGTGATAATAGTGGGGATGAAGGACCCATAGAAGTAACTGTAAATAATGACAGTGAATGTTCAGTACAACCACCAATGTTAAGGCGATCCAGTCTAATAAGTAAACCTCCAGATCGActtgatttataaatatatacaaatatgctgTATTTATcatgttgttttgttttcatatttttaacatattttggaagaagtatttattcatttaattgtctGATGTTTAGACTGGAATATTATTGCTTTTCTAGGGATAAGGGATGtagaattttagataaaaaaaaaatttaatcctttGTTAATTCTGATTCTATTCCCTGCTGTGAACGTCTTTTGTTTTTGAGTTCTCGGTTCCGTTGCTGTGTTGACATGCGCCCGGTGTGCACTGAGGCAGGCATTTGTGCTATAAACTAGGCagttttttctatattcttttaaTTGAGTCAACCTTTGAGAAGGATCTGCCTGTGTTGCTCTCTATTGTTTGAAGACAAAACGTACAATGATTATTTGACTTTTTAACTTTCATTATGCAGTAACCAGCAATATAATGGAGGCTGCTCAGTTCTGCTTGATTCATCAAATTGTCACTTAAGCATTGGTCAAAATAATGTTcctcagtttcattttcagcatCACCATTTGTTTCCACATTGGGCTTATTAAGAACGTCAGCTAGAAACTTGTACCTAATGACTCATAAAAAGACTTGAATTTCATAAATGTAGCACAAGGTTTGGTCCTTGGCGGCAAGTTGTTGTAACAGATTCACAATAAATCCGGCCCTGTATTTAATTATGGTCGTCCTAACAGCTCTTGTTTCCAAAACTTTTCATTTGCCctaaaaatattttctgcattcTGTAGTGTAGTGTCTTTGATAAGTTCAGCACATAATTGACACTTATGCGAATCCAAATACTTATTTGCAACATATCCTGAAACATAATACAGagcattttcattaaaattttcaacattttgtgaAGGATTAGACATCATTTAACATGTGACTGAGAATCAGAGAAAGATTCCAAAGTGTTTTCAAGATCTCTTTCGAAATCCTCCTTAATAATTGTACAAGTCTGATCTGAATGATCACTTAGGGtgcttttataaaaaattttgatCAAGAGAGTATTCaaatcactttcacaatttgAAAATTGTGACTTTGTCATGCAATACTTTATCAAGGATTGTGTTTATGCAGACCTAAATGATTTGACACCAGGATTATCAGCAAAACCACCTTTTGCTCTGGTGGAAATAAGGAAATTTTCCGAAGGATCCTGGTTTAGTTTTCTAATTGGAAGATAGGAAATGCCTGGTATTTCACTAATGTTATCAAGCAATTGTTGCAAAGCATTTATGCATAAAATTCATCCCTATGTACATGGAGGCTGGATCTTGAGATCTAGAACTTTGACATGACTCAGTAATTGCTTCATATACTAAAAATTCTAAAGCTGGTGATTTATCACTGACCTTGAATAGTTTTACATCTTTAACATTATTGCTGCTAAACTCATCAAATAAAGTCTATATTCTTGATAAAAGTAGCTGTTTGTTAAGATAGCCTCTCTGGGGAGTTTACCAGTGCTGATCCAAACTTTCACCATACATTACATGGTATTTCCAGTGTGTAAGGAGACTTTACCTGTCTACTACTTTCTTTGCCTGTTCTCCCTTTTTTCCTGGGTTTGGGAAACAAAATAAATGCCAGCTCTGGGTTTTTGTGTCAAGAATTCTGACAATCCATCACTGCACAGTATTGAACATGTGCATTTATAGCCATTCTTAGGGAATGACCAAAGTTGTTCACAAATGTCACTGCTGGGCACGCTGGAACAAAACAGCCTATCTAATCAGCGCTCATGTGGCTTCTTGTTTGGTTATTCTATGGTTACAGTTGGcctaataaatattactttcaaatcttgtacagcaagtaaaataacataggaaaacgtgacttgccatagtctagctcgccGCGGAATACTTATATAGAATTTGCTGTTACATCAAGACAAAAATACGAAAGAACACTATTAAGTGTTGTTATAAATTAAGACAAGTACATACCTTTCACAAGTGGAGAATGTAGGCTTgcaaatgaaaaagtggggaGCTATACTGGTTCCTCTTATTGTACAGtaattaaagtgaaaaaatatgGTTAGGTTGGGAAATATtgcttcattttgtttttcaactggaTTCAACAGGAAATTAGGTCTACTATTCAGGATAGAAAATCTACCCTAATCTGCTCACAGCTAATACCACAAAATTGCCCCAATTCAAGATGACCGATGCTCTGGCTAACGTACGCAAAAATTACCATATCACCCAAACTATTAAAGTTGTAAATCCAAACAAAGTGTCCATTCCTATGTTTTTCAGGTCAAGGACTTTATTCAGTGTGGTAATATTAGCCTACATGCGACCTATTTTCAGATAATTGCAATCATTCTGTAAATTtcagtgtaaataaaaattaactaatgATTTTACGTTTGACTTAATTGTAATCTAAAGCATGTTATCACCTATGTTATTTGCAATGTTTCTAGGTTGATAATGTTTGAATGTCATTTCATTTGTACAGATTGTATGTGTAGGAAATAATTGCATGATTGTAGTGTGGGTCGATAAACTAAGACTGAACAGATATGACGTGTGTCATCTGCAGAAAAGTGATTAATCTAGACAAGTCCAAAGGGTATATGAAACTGACAGAGAAAGGGTGAGTTGGTATTAACAGAGCAAATAAAGAGAGACCTTAAATGTTCTAGATGATGTATTCAACAAAAGTCATGATATTCTTGTGCACAAAGTCTGCAGGAGTAGGCACACAAATCCAAAAACCATTAAGTCTGCCAAAAAAACATGATTCTTCTGATGTGGGTAAGGCAGACCTGAGACCAGAAGAGGAAAATGTCTTTGATTTTAAAACCCACTGCCTCCTCTCTGGAGTGCTTGTTGAAATGTCTCTACCACCATCAGGCAATGTCCTAATGTCATTGTTAAAACTATTATCCAGGAAGCACATGACAGAGCAAGTGAATTCAAAGAACTCTCTGATATGGACAGACTTATTGAAACAGGTGGGGAATTCATAAGAACAGAGATAAAGTCCATGTAACTTTATACTGGGGAGTAAAAGAAGTCTGTTCTGTTGATTCAAATGTTGCATACCTCCCTTATTCATTGCAACTGCTCCTAAGCAGTATTATCAAGAGCAGAAATGCAAAGTTGCATGTGGCCTCAATTGGTAGGTTATAATGCAATCCACATGTCCTTGCTCGCTCATTTCTTCCACCCGTGCAAGTTAGTCTCGGTGTGACACTCAAGCAAAGGTATGGTCACTGTGATCTGGTTGACACTATCAGCAAACTTGGCTTCTGCTCTTCATTCACAGAAGCAAACAAGTATAGATGCAATGGAGGACCTGCCTTAGTGGCTAGACAACAGggacctcttaataggagtgcccctgcacactccccctccggagatgctgctgttctcagatgcatcaaccgagggttggggcgcacacctggaagtgTTGCTgattgcaggagtgtggaaccatcacaaCAGGCACCTTCAtatcaacttcctggaactcaaggctgcgtttctcgcactccaagagttccgggaacgactgatgggacactcagtggtgatgatgagcgacaacaccacggtagtggcatacgtcaacaaatagggaggcctagtgtccctctcgttgcaccagttgacgatgcaggtgcatgagtgggccgtagctcactcagtagagctgtcagtcaggtacattccaggcaagaggaatgtagtggccaacaagctcagccgccagaatcaggtgattcagaacgaatggtctctacacccagacgtggcggaaaggctcttcgacctgtgggggcgtccagtcgtggatctgttcgccacctggcacaacagaaaacttcagattttcttctcagttgtgccagacctatgggcagctgcagaggacgtgttctaacacccgtgggacaaccttgtagtttatgcctttcccccattctgcctgattcgcaaggtgatcaggcagttcattccctgtgtcttcacggctggtggttatccaccatctcttgcaagagagaggcttttctcgccgagcagcagcAGAGATGGCTGGTTACTTCAGACagcctctgcagcagtataccagggaaagcgGTCTGTCTGTGGTTGGTGTGTGTCTTACACGGGGTCTCTCtctgctcagagccactcttcgccgagggaagctcctctctgtctccgcagtcaaaggctacagagccaccctggccctagtccttaaaatGTGAGGAGTCAATATTTCCacctccatggaaatatctctcctaatgaggagcttcgagaggtcttgcccacccagggaactcaggcccccggggtgggatgtgactcttgtcttaaaggagcttgactcgcagaccctacgAGAtgctccgagagtcgtcagacatgGATCtaaccctcaagaccgtctttctgctggccctggcatctgagaagagagtaggagaactccactgtctttccttcgatgttaaacactcgaggggatggggatcagttacgctCGATTTTGTCCCTGATTTCATAGCAAAggctcagaacccttcggtcccgacgccaggttcgagtccttcatgatcccctccctGGAAGACTTCACCAATCatgatgcagatgagatgctgctttgtcctgtgagggtgctacggcggtatctgaagaaaactctaCACCTCGGgtctgagtgtcgacgcctcttcgttagcgccggggtgaccaagaaaaaagtgtccaagaacactctttctttctggcttcgtgaggtaatcccGAAAGCGTATGACTCTGACAGGAGTGCCGATACCAGTACCTTTTGTCtgagagcccatgaagtcagaggcattggtccaacccttgcattccgcaagaacttgtctgtggcacaggtactgaaggtatgggtttgggccaaccagaccacctttacctcctcctaccttcgggatattgcccacatgtccttggacaccttttccttgggacccgtggtggctgctcaacaagttgtgtagcttacccagctcctttactggacaaggtagcatctcgtccttgtgagactgcatgaatggagagtgaatgagagCATGACTGGCTttattcctcctctttttcttctctctccctgCGGTCAGAGGGTCACGGTTGTCACCATGCTGGACAGGCTggtgatgcaggtaagctatgtaaccgagctccattctatccctttcattagggatagaagcatttatccgtcccttccctagcAAGAGGGGAAGCAGACACcagtaagagacaaacccaatactttatATTTGGTTCTTACATAGGACCAAGtttttgcttgctattcataagaggtacgcttgcctccctcttatgaattggtccagaagtctgacca includes these proteins:
- the LOC135225327 gene encoding uncharacterized protein LOC135225327 translates to MEEFLCKNSIKHVTPAPYNPSSNGLAERAVRTFKEGLGNFKKGDIQTRICRFLYNYRRTVNSSTGKTPAERMFSRNFKGTVESVKLKDKSLRKMRDEIFQEEGKLYKVNDAVFVRNFGKGSPWVEGKIVEVLGLRNYKVEVQSFGNIIWTRHADQIMHRYMGDFNQSNKEVLSNNSKSSVNLSDSSAFISDTSTM